A DNA window from Niabella yanshanensis contains the following coding sequences:
- a CDS encoding zinc dependent phospholipase C family protein, with amino-acid sequence MNRKYFTLSTFLIIIILSVSGWGYLVHRTIAQLAIYELPKSMQSFFYTYKDSLVYGAPRPDVRRNQDESEGSKHYMDMEYFGDSAFTVVPRKLEDAVAKYSLDTLNKYGTLPYVVVEYMGRLTEAFRSQNADSIVFYAADLSHYIADAHVPLHTSINYDGQLTGQNGIHDLWETTVPEVEILGYQLTSRHKAKYLKSPEQEIWKIIEHTFSLLPEMFAQEKEVSKNFTDSTKYRWEVRWGKNRRFYTSAFAKEYSRALKSSINDQLIASSDALADFWYTAWVNAGRPDLNKILKTPYNKSGFKNEKKAFLKNQLVAKKILISTQRMTRD; translated from the coding sequence ATGAACAGAAAATATTTTACACTTTCAACTTTTTTGATCATCATTATTCTGTCCGTTTCCGGATGGGGGTACCTGGTACATCGTACAATTGCTCAATTGGCTATCTATGAGTTACCTAAGTCTATGCAGTCTTTTTTCTACACCTACAAAGACTCGTTGGTGTATGGTGCTCCCAGACCTGATGTAAGACGTAACCAGGATGAGTCAGAAGGTAGTAAGCATTATATGGATATGGAGTATTTTGGTGACTCTGCTTTTACCGTTGTGCCGCGCAAATTGGAAGATGCGGTGGCTAAGTATAGTTTAGATACACTTAATAAATATGGAACACTGCCTTATGTTGTGGTTGAATACATGGGTAGATTAACTGAGGCTTTCCGTTCGCAGAATGCAGACAGCATTGTGTTTTATGCGGCAGACCTGAGTCACTATATTGCAGATGCGCATGTGCCCCTGCACACTTCTATTAATTACGACGGCCAGCTTACCGGGCAAAATGGTATTCACGACTTATGGGAGACGACCGTGCCCGAGGTTGAGATACTGGGTTATCAATTAACCAGCCGTCACAAGGCTAAATACCTTAAGTCTCCCGAGCAGGAAATATGGAAGATCATTGAACATACTTTCTCCTTACTGCCGGAGATGTTTGCGCAGGAAAAAGAGGTTTCGAAGAATTTTACCGACTCAACCAAGTACCGCTGGGAAGTTCGGTGGGGTAAAAACAGGCGTTTTTATACCAGCGCTTTTGCAAAAGAATATTCCCGTGCCTTAAAAAGTTCTATTAATGATCAACTAATAGCCTCTTCAGATGCGCTGGCTGATTTCTGGTACACGGCCTGGGTAAATGCCGGCCGTCCTGATCTGAATAAAATATTAAAGACGCCTTATAATAAAAGCGGTTTTAAAAATGAAAAGAAAGCCTTCCTGAAAAATCAGCTGGTGGCTAAGAAGATCCTGATCTCTACCCAGAGAATGACCAGGGATTAA
- a CDS encoding dihydrofolate reductase family protein, producing MRKLISFVHISLDGFVAGPNGEMDWIQVNQDIFDHVGKRISKGNTALYGRTTFQMMESYWPTAADQPNASKHDIEHSQWYSKVHKVVLSKTLSESKWSNTTIISDHLFEKINEIKQPEGEDILVFGSPTATHSLMQLQLIDGYWLFVNPVVLGKGIPLFANIQEPVKLKLLSTQQFTCGVTELNYIAESRQSK from the coding sequence ATGCGAAAATTAATCTCTTTTGTACATATATCCCTCGACGGCTTTGTAGCAGGACCTAATGGCGAAATGGATTGGATTCAGGTCAACCAGGATATCTTCGATCACGTGGGTAAACGGATCAGCAAGGGCAATACGGCACTATATGGAAGAACTACCTTTCAGATGATGGAAAGCTACTGGCCTACAGCCGCCGATCAGCCCAATGCATCCAAACACGATATCGAACATTCACAATGGTACAGTAAAGTTCATAAAGTGGTTTTATCGAAAACACTCAGCGAATCGAAATGGAGCAATACCACAATTATCAGTGACCATCTTTTCGAAAAGATCAATGAAATAAAACAACCGGAAGGAGAAGACATACTTGTTTTTGGCAGTCCCACGGCAACTCATTCATTAATGCAACTGCAGCTGATAGACGGCTATTGGCTGTTTGTCAATCCTGTTGTCCTGGGTAAGGGCATTCCGTTGTTTGCCAACATTCAAGAGCCTGTAAAACTCAAACTATTGTCTACCCAACAATTCACATGCGGAGTAACCGAGTTGAATTATATAGCAGAAAGCCGGCAATCTAAATAA
- a CDS encoding metallophosphoesterase family protein, with translation MTRIGLISDTHNFLDEQVFQYFDKCDEVWHAGDFGTVGIAEQLHAFKPLRGVYGNIDGADIRSQFGEIATFTIENVKVMMKHIGGYPPKYNTETKKQVIAEKPQLFISGHSHILKVMYDEDLRCLHMNPGAAGKQGWQKVRTLIRFVIDGSNFKDCEVIELGKK, from the coding sequence GTGACCCGTATTGGCCTTATATCAGATACGCATAATTTTTTAGATGAACAGGTGTTTCAGTATTTTGACAAATGTGACGAGGTCTGGCATGCCGGTGACTTTGGTACCGTTGGTATAGCTGAGCAATTGCACGCTTTTAAACCACTGCGGGGCGTGTATGGCAATATTGACGGCGCCGATATCCGTTCGCAGTTTGGTGAAATAGCCACTTTTACCATCGAAAACGTGAAGGTAATGATGAAGCATATCGGGGGATATCCACCTAAGTACAACACCGAAACCAAGAAGCAGGTTATTGCCGAAAAGCCGCAGCTATTTATCAGTGGTCATTCCCATATATTAAAAGTAATGTACGATGAGGACCTTCGGTGCCTGCATATGAACCCAGGCGCTGCTGGTAAACAAGGCTGGCAAAAAGTGCGTACCCTGATCCGCTTCGTCATTGACGGCAGTAATTTTAAGGATTGTGAAGTGATTGAGTTGGGGAAGAAATAG
- a CDS encoding DUF5686 and carboxypeptidase regulatory-like domain-containing protein has translation MKFILLIPLTILCHQANAQYRLAGTITNKRMEPLAFASLQLKGRPTGILSKEDGSYSIDLNSGIYELIISMIGYHTKTVKVVINKQNVIHPIILEEADNSLSSITIRARTKDRAEDYIRQVIRHKDDLQAAPGAYSCNIYIKAVQEDSITPKAIKKKPVKDSLIKKNPPPPLSMSEIYLRLDYENAARYKEERTGVTRRGNTTNLFYLSTTQGRFNFYDNLVKVPALSVTPFLSPVSYSGLIAYKFKTLKTEKRGSYNVYTIGVKPTSLSNATVSGEIVIYDSAWVILSTRLSFPSYHLPEYDFFEVAQQYELVNNLAWMLSKQTFTYHSNTRRRKASGNTTVTYRDYELNKSFDRKYFGPELSAATRDAYHRDSIFWASVRTEPLTDKEMRLIQYTDSVNVVTRSKAYLDSIDQKTNKADWKKIFYKGQILSYHEKGVRYSLPAIASTIAFGFGGFRTQLPFSFYKTDSLRRTTWLHTNLSYGYLNKDINGRIQLSRRYNTFNQGSYTLGVSRDFAAIFSGDAWINQLKRSNYYLDNALSAGWSRELINGLYIKTSASMALRRSLAGYKTYSFVDSAFQKVLLEPTGAAPSFDAYNALYADIELSYTPLQPYIREPLEKIILEPNWPTFYMKWRKGIPRLFGSQVNFDYNELGIRQQFRMGLIGNAQYNIKTGSFLNTKDLRLVDYKWQRRGDPILFMNPIEAFQSMDSTFATFKRFYEGHYFHEFNGAILNKIPVFKKLGLREVAGAGFLIAPERSLRYVEAFAGVERIFKLPFQNFQKIKLGVYASSAFANQFQAPLQFKIGITSWDTFGNKWR, from the coding sequence ATGAAGTTCATACTGCTTATACCTTTAACAATTCTATGCCATCAGGCCAATGCGCAATACCGGCTGGCAGGAACCATCACCAATAAAAGAATGGAGCCATTGGCTTTTGCCAGCCTGCAGTTAAAAGGCCGTCCAACAGGCATACTTTCGAAAGAAGACGGGAGCTATAGCATTGATTTAAATAGTGGTATATATGAATTGATTATATCTATGATCGGCTATCACACCAAAACGGTTAAAGTAGTTATCAATAAGCAAAATGTTATCCACCCCATTATTTTGGAAGAAGCTGACAATAGCTTGTCTTCGATAACTATCAGAGCCAGAACCAAAGACCGGGCGGAGGATTATATCAGGCAGGTGATCAGGCATAAAGATGATTTGCAGGCTGCACCAGGTGCCTATAGCTGTAATATCTATATCAAAGCTGTGCAGGAAGATTCAATAACGCCCAAAGCAATTAAAAAGAAACCTGTCAAAGACTCGCTCATCAAAAAGAATCCACCGCCTCCATTATCGATGAGCGAAATATACCTGCGTCTTGATTACGAAAATGCTGCCCGTTATAAAGAAGAGCGAACCGGTGTAACCCGCAGAGGCAACACCACTAACCTGTTTTATTTATCCACTACACAAGGACGTTTTAACTTCTATGACAACCTCGTTAAAGTACCGGCACTTTCAGTTACTCCGTTTCTCTCCCCCGTTAGCTACAGCGGCTTAATAGCCTATAAATTCAAAACCTTAAAAACGGAAAAGCGAGGCAGTTATAACGTATATACTATCGGAGTAAAACCGACCAGCTTAAGCAATGCTACGGTATCCGGCGAAATTGTTATATATGATAGCGCCTGGGTAATATTAAGTACCAGGTTGTCTTTTCCCTCCTATCATTTACCCGAATACGATTTTTTTGAAGTAGCACAACAATACGAATTAGTGAATAACCTGGCATGGATGCTAAGCAAACAGACCTTCACTTATCATTCTAATACCAGGCGTCGCAAAGCTTCGGGAAACACCACTGTAACCTACCGGGACTACGAATTGAATAAATCCTTTGACAGGAAATATTTTGGCCCGGAGCTGAGCGCAGCCACGCGGGATGCCTATCATCGCGATAGCATCTTCTGGGCATCTGTAAGAACAGAGCCACTTACCGATAAAGAAATGAGGCTGATTCAATATACCGATAGCGTAAATGTTGTAACCCGCAGTAAAGCTTACCTGGACTCGATTGATCAAAAAACCAATAAGGCTGACTGGAAAAAGATATTTTACAAAGGTCAAATATTAAGCTATCATGAAAAAGGCGTGCGTTACAGCTTACCGGCTATAGCATCTACCATCGCTTTTGGCTTTGGAGGATTTAGAACCCAGTTACCTTTTTCTTTTTATAAAACCGACAGCCTTAGACGAACCACCTGGCTTCACACGAATCTTAGCTATGGCTATCTGAATAAAGACATTAACGGGCGCATCCAGCTATCCAGGAGATACAACACTTTTAACCAGGGCAGTTACACCCTTGGAGTGTCGAGGGATTTTGCAGCCATTTTTTCGGGTGATGCCTGGATCAATCAGCTCAAACGCAGCAATTATTACCTCGACAATGCGTTAAGTGCCGGCTGGTCCCGCGAACTGATCAACGGCCTTTACATTAAAACCAGTGCAAGCATGGCTTTACGCAGGAGTCTGGCAGGTTATAAAACTTACAGCTTTGTCGACTCGGCCTTTCAGAAAGTACTTTTAGAACCCACAGGTGCTGCTCCTTCCTTTGACGCTTACAATGCACTCTATGCAGATATAGAGCTTAGTTACACCCCGCTACAGCCTTATATAAGAGAGCCTTTAGAGAAAATTATACTGGAGCCTAATTGGCCTACCTTTTATATGAAATGGAGAAAAGGTATTCCGCGACTATTCGGCAGCCAGGTTAATTTTGATTACAACGAACTAGGCATACGGCAACAATTTAGAATGGGACTAATAGGAAATGCCCAGTATAATATCAAAACCGGCAGCTTTTTGAATACAAAAGACCTGAGACTGGTAGACTATAAATGGCAGCGCAGGGGGGATCCTATTTTATTTATGAACCCGATAGAAGCATTTCAATCCATGGACTCCACTTTCGCCACATTCAAAAGATTTTATGAGGGCCATTATTTTCATGAGTTCAACGGAGCCATCCTTAATAAAATACCTGTATTCAAAAAACTGGGACTGAGGGAGGTTGCCGGTGCAGGATTTTTAATAGCGCCTGAAAGAAGCCTCAGGTATGTGGAAGCCTTCGCGGGAGTTGAACGCATATTCAAGTTACCTTTTCAAAATTTCCAGAAAATAAAACTAGGCGTTTATGCATCCAGCGCGTTTGCCAACCAGTTCCAGGCACCCCTTCAATTTAAAATAGGGATCACCAGCTGGGATACCTTCGGCAATAAATGGAGGTAA
- a CDS encoding transposase encodes MTKISIREQVRYSISFKQKVVREVEKGLSVESVRRRYNIGGGSTIQNWIRQFGKHHLLSKVLRVETLEEKDRLKELEAEVKKLKLALADSMLEKQALETLIDIVDEHYDTDVKKNFAQQSSACVGRKGKK; translated from the coding sequence ATGACGAAGATATCCATTAGAGAACAGGTTCGGTATAGTATTAGCTTTAAGCAAAAAGTTGTCAGAGAAGTGGAGAAAGGGTTATCAGTAGAGTCTGTTCGCAGGCGGTATAATATCGGCGGGGGCAGTACTATTCAAAATTGGATCAGACAATTTGGTAAACATCATTTATTAAGTAAAGTGTTAAGAGTGGAGACGCTTGAAGAAAAAGACCGTTTAAAAGAATTGGAAGCTGAAGTAAAAAAGCTGAAGCTGGCCTTGGCAGACAGCATGTTGGAGAAGCAAGCTTTGGAAACACTAATCGACATAGTGGATGAGCATTATGATACAGATGTAAAAAAAAATTTCGCACAGCAGTCATCCGCATGTGTGGGGAGAAAGGGCAAAAAGTAA
- a CDS encoding ABC transporter ATP-binding protein: MPLLEVKNLKKYFATQKAVDDISLSIEPGQIFGLLGPNGAGKTTLIRMITGIFYPDSGSIIFDGKPFDPANDIAKIGYMPEERGLYKKMKIGEQTLYLAQLKGLGKKEATEKIKQWFARFEMESWWNKKVEDLSKGMQQKLQFVTTVLHSPKLVILDEPFSGLDPVNSNLIKDEIFNLAKNGSTIIFSTHRMEQVEEICDHIVLVNRGQKILDGTVGQVKQDFKEDLYKITLTEKGVLPEDNEVFSIKGTRGNSIIVQKRDGRNNNEILQYLLSKGILIESFNEILPSLNEIFIRQVEGTPLARRFQEIDN, translated from the coding sequence ATGCCGCTACTTGAAGTAAAAAATCTTAAGAAGTATTTCGCCACACAGAAAGCTGTGGACGACATCAGTTTGAGCATTGAACCCGGCCAGATTTTTGGCCTGCTGGGGCCTAACGGAGCCGGTAAAACCACACTCATAAGAATGATAACGGGCATCTTTTATCCCGATAGCGGTTCTATCATTTTTGATGGCAAACCTTTCGATCCGGCTAATGACATTGCGAAAATCGGCTATATGCCTGAAGAGCGTGGCCTCTATAAGAAAATGAAGATCGGGGAACAAACCCTTTACCTGGCTCAATTAAAGGGGCTTGGCAAAAAAGAAGCCACCGAAAAAATAAAACAATGGTTTGCCCGCTTTGAAATGGAGAGCTGGTGGAATAAAAAAGTGGAAGACCTTTCAAAAGGTATGCAACAAAAACTCCAGTTCGTAACCACCGTTCTTCACAGCCCCAAACTGGTTATACTGGATGAACCTTTTAGTGGCCTGGATCCTGTAAACAGCAACCTGATCAAAGATGAGATCTTTAACCTCGCCAAAAATGGATCTACCATAATATTCAGCACGCATCGCATGGAACAGGTGGAGGAAATTTGCGACCATATCGTTTTAGTGAACCGGGGGCAAAAAATTCTGGACGGCACCGTAGGGCAGGTAAAGCAGGATTTTAAAGAAGATCTGTATAAAATAACGCTTACTGAAAAGGGAGTGTTACCGGAAGATAACGAAGTCTTTTCTATTAAGGGCACCCGCGGTAACAGCATTATTGTTCAGAAAAGAGATGGCAGAAACAATAATGAAATACTGCAATATCTTTTATCAAAGGGAATTTTGATAGAATCTTTTAATGAGATACTACCCAGTCTGAATGAGATATTTATCCGGCAGGTAGAAGGCACTCCATTGGCCCGTCGTTTCCAGGAAATAGATAATTAA
- a CDS encoding IS3 family transposase: MYFGYSRSGYYKSLRTIIQSDLTEAVVVDLVGSVRRYQPMIGGKKLYSLLKADLAKPGSRVGRDKFFDILRKQKLLIKRRRRYVTTTDSYHRFRKYNNKVKDQLLTGPGQVIVSDITYLRTSSGFVYLFLQTDAWSRKITGWHLSESLGIAGALKALEMSIRQYPSTLGTIHHSDRGIQYCCDAYVSALQEAGMEISMTEENHCYENAQAERVNGILKQEFLLDSVFADKQEAFKAVKEAIYTYNYRRPHWSLNLRIPIQLHNAA; the protein is encoded by the coding sequence TTGTACTTTGGTTACAGCCGTTCGGGTTATTATAAATCGCTGAGAACAATTATTCAATCGGATTTAACAGAGGCTGTAGTGGTAGATTTAGTAGGTTCGGTTCGGCGTTATCAGCCGATGATAGGAGGTAAAAAACTGTATTCGTTATTAAAAGCTGATTTGGCAAAACCGGGCAGTAGAGTTGGTCGCGATAAGTTCTTTGATATACTACGCAAGCAGAAGTTGTTGATAAAAAGAAGAAGGAGGTATGTTACTACAACGGATTCTTATCATCGCTTTCGCAAGTATAACAATAAGGTTAAAGATCAATTACTTACAGGACCCGGCCAGGTAATTGTAAGTGATATTACTTATTTGAGGACGTCGAGCGGGTTTGTATACCTGTTTTTGCAAACAGATGCCTGGTCTCGAAAGATCACCGGCTGGCATTTGAGTGAGAGTTTGGGTATTGCTGGAGCACTAAAAGCTCTTGAGATGAGTATCAGGCAGTATCCTTCGACGCTGGGAACGATCCACCATTCCGATCGGGGCATCCAGTATTGTTGTGATGCTTATGTGTCAGCACTACAGGAGGCCGGAATGGAAATTAGCATGACTGAAGAAAATCATTGTTACGAAAATGCACAGGCAGAAAGGGTAAATGGGATATTGAAACAGGAATTTCTTTTAGATAGTGTATTTGCCGATAAGCAGGAAGCATTTAAAGCAGTGAAAGAGGCCATATATACTTATAATTACCGCCGTCCCCATTGGTCTTTAAATTTAAGAATACCTATACAGTTACACAATGCAGCATAG
- a CDS encoding PhoH family protein gives MTETIINLETVNPLDFFGVNNAKLDILKKKFPLLKVLSRGTQIKLSGAPEQIKAATEKIKLAISYLERNGSMSNNYFDQILGGDDVEVIDNFMERNPNEVLVFGPNGKSVRARTANQKKLVQEAEKNDVVFAIGPAGTGKTYTAVALAVRALKNKQVKKIILTRPAVEAGESLGFLPGDLKEKIDPYLRPLYDALDDMIPADKLGYFMTTRTIEIAPLAYMRGRTLDNAFIILDEAQNATDLQLKMFLTRIGANAKAIITGDMTQVDLPKNQRSGLKTAARILRNIPGIGYIELDEEDVVRHRLVKAIIKAYNAEHERSTEREESK, from the coding sequence TTGACAGAAACAATTATTAACCTCGAAACAGTTAACCCATTGGATTTTTTTGGCGTTAACAATGCAAAGCTCGACATCCTTAAAAAGAAATTTCCTTTACTTAAAGTTCTTTCACGTGGTACGCAAATAAAACTAAGCGGTGCGCCCGAACAAATAAAGGCGGCTACGGAAAAAATTAAACTGGCTATTTCCTACCTGGAAAGAAATGGCAGTATGAGTAATAATTATTTCGACCAGATTTTGGGTGGCGACGATGTTGAAGTGATTGATAACTTCATGGAGCGTAATCCGAATGAAGTATTGGTGTTTGGTCCTAATGGTAAAAGCGTAAGGGCAAGAACCGCCAATCAGAAAAAACTGGTACAGGAAGCCGAAAAGAACGATGTCGTTTTTGCTATCGGTCCTGCCGGTACCGGTAAAACCTACACGGCTGTGGCTTTAGCTGTACGTGCATTAAAGAACAAACAGGTAAAGAAGATCATTTTAACCAGGCCGGCAGTAGAAGCTGGCGAAAGCCTGGGTTTTTTGCCCGGCGATTTGAAAGAAAAAATTGATCCTTACCTGAGGCCGCTATACGACGCGCTGGATGATATGATACCCGCCGATAAGCTGGGATATTTTATGACCACGCGAACGATAGAAATAGCGCCCCTGGCGTACATGCGTGGACGAACACTCGATAATGCCTTTATTATCCTAGATGAGGCACAGAATGCTACCGATTTACAGCTTAAAATGTTTTTAACGCGTATCGGCGCTAATGCTAAAGCCATCATCACCGGTGATATGACACAGGTAGATTTACCTAAGAACCAGCGTAGTGGTTTAAAAACCGCGGCGCGCATCCTGCGTAATATTCCGGGTATCGGCTACATTGAACTGGATGAGGAAGATGTGGTAAGGCACCGTTTGGTTAAAGCCATTATCAAGGCGTACAATGCGGAGCATGAAAGGAGCACAGAAAGAGAAGAGTCGAAGTAA
- the rpe gene encoding ribulose-phosphate 3-epimerase, with translation MALIAPSLLAADFLKLQAECEMVNNSAADWLHLDVMDGMFVPNISFGPMVIEFVRKVVNKPCDVHLMIEQPARYAEQFKNAGADHLTIHIEACPMLHQDITQIKALGMKAGVAVNPHTPVSLLSDILHEVSIVNLMSVNPGFGGQKFIAYTLEKIKQLKQMIRERNLDVLIEIDGGVTIENAKEIIDAGADVLVAGSTVFRATDPIAAVEKLKSL, from the coding sequence ATGGCTTTAATTGCCCCTTCTTTATTGGCTGCTGATTTTTTAAAACTACAGGCAGAGTGTGAAATGGTTAATAACAGCGCGGCAGATTGGTTGCACCTGGATGTAATGGACGGTATGTTTGTTCCCAATATTAGCTTTGGCCCGATGGTGATTGAGTTTGTTCGAAAGGTAGTAAATAAACCCTGTGATGTGCATTTGATGATTGAGCAGCCGGCACGTTATGCTGAGCAGTTCAAGAATGCGGGGGCCGACCATTTAACGATTCATATTGAAGCCTGCCCGATGCTGCACCAGGATATTACACAGATCAAAGCATTAGGCATGAAAGCCGGAGTAGCTGTGAACCCGCATACACCTGTTTCTTTATTGAGCGATATTCTGCATGAGGTGAGTATTGTAAACCTGATGAGCGTAAATCCTGGTTTTGGTGGACAGAAGTTTATAGCATATACCCTGGAGAAAATTAAGCAACTCAAGCAAATGATCCGGGAGCGTAACCTGGATGTATTGATAGAGATCGATGGTGGTGTAACAATTGAGAACGCAAAGGAGATTATTGACGCAGGAGCCGATGTGTTGGTGGCAGGCAGTACTGTTTTCAGGGCTACAGACCCCATAGCTGCTGTTGAAAAACTGAAGTCTTTGTAA
- a CDS encoding S-adenosylmethionine:tRNA ribosyltransferase-isomerase, which yields MTSAFTGYDLAVEAYKKAIKDKYRFFSYGDALLIL from the coding sequence ATGACCAGTGCTTTTACAGGTTATGACCTGGCCGTAGAAGCTTATAAAAAAGCTATTAAAGACAAGTATCGGTTCTTTAGCTATGGCGACGCTTTACTGATACTGTAA
- a CDS encoding maleylpyruvate isomerase N-terminal domain-containing protein — protein MEYPTVARLWKVKDVAAHLLDGNLRGLSISRDHYFGEPASNINSYQDLVSFLNQLNMTWTRATQRLSPRVLIELLAVTGQQYTAHLGELNPFENAIFPVAWAGQEASPNWFHIAREYTEKFLHQQQIRDAVNKEGLMTKELYYPFLDTFMYALPYTFRNIEATENTTVTVIISTNIGGQWNITKTAAGWVLNRDHHNNNQTPHSEVTIDPDTAWKLFSKSWTPEQVAAKVEITGDKTLGEQVLKMVSVMA, from the coding sequence ATGGAATACCCCACTGTTGCCAGGCTCTGGAAAGTAAAAGATGTAGCAGCCCACCTGCTGGACGGCAATTTGAGGGGTCTCTCCATTTCAAGGGATCATTATTTTGGCGAACCGGCCAGTAATATCAATTCGTACCAGGACCTTGTTTCTTTTTTAAATCAATTGAATATGACCTGGACCCGGGCTACCCAAAGGCTGAGCCCCCGGGTATTAATTGAACTTTTGGCGGTTACAGGTCAACAATATACAGCGCATCTCGGGGAGCTTAATCCTTTTGAGAACGCAATATTCCCCGTAGCCTGGGCCGGACAGGAAGCCTCACCCAACTGGTTTCATATTGCCAGGGAATACACCGAGAAATTCCTGCATCAGCAACAAATAAGAGATGCAGTAAATAAAGAAGGTCTTATGACAAAGGAATTATATTACCCATTCCTGGATACATTCATGTATGCCCTTCCTTATACGTTCAGAAACATTGAAGCAACAGAAAACACAACCGTAACCGTCATTATATCCACCAATATTGGTGGTCAATGGAATATAACCAAAACGGCTGCTGGATGGGTCTTGAACAGGGATCATCATAACAACAATCAAACACCTCACTCGGAGGTAACTATTGATCCTGATACGGCATGGAAATTATTCTCTAAAAGCTGGACCCCGGAGCAGGTGGCTGCTAAGGTCGAAATAACAGGTGATAAAACATTAGGTGAGCAGGTTTTGAAAATGGTATCGGTTATGGCTTAG
- a CDS encoding YiiX/YebB-like N1pC/P60 family cysteine hydrolase — MKGAQKEKSRSNKGRIHFTFRGIRLGGCLFLFGILACNTGKKPNLDNAVENIQALTKSGDVIVRNGNDEVSEAARNFNRKDKTYSHCGLIQVEQDTVFVYHALGGSYNPSQKLLRQTLRDFCGDEAIDKIAVFRYPLNDKESRILSSWMLEHYDKRLPFDLFFNFQTDDQMYCSEFVFKGLNAAKNDSLRKLLPKDKEVMYVAIDDLYLNEWASKICVIDF, encoded by the coding sequence ATGAAAGGAGCACAGAAAGAGAAGAGTCGAAGTAATAAAGGTAGAATCCATTTTACCTTCAGAGGTATCCGTTTAGGCGGATGCCTTTTTCTTTTTGGTATACTGGCTTGCAACACCGGTAAAAAGCCCAACTTAGATAATGCTGTAGAAAATATTCAGGCACTTACAAAAAGCGGGGATGTGATTGTAAGAAATGGCAACGATGAAGTGAGTGAGGCTGCACGTAATTTCAACAGGAAAGATAAAACCTACTCTCATTGCGGACTGATACAGGTTGAACAGGATACTGTGTTTGTGTACCACGCATTAGGAGGGAGTTATAACCCCTCTCAAAAGCTTTTGCGCCAAACGCTAAGGGACTTTTGCGGCGATGAAGCTATTGATAAGATCGCGGTGTTCAGGTATCCCTTAAATGATAAGGAGAGCCGGATACTGAGTAGCTGGATGCTGGAGCATTATGACAAGAGATTGCCTTTCGATCTCTTCTTCAACTTTCAAACCGATGATCAGATGTATTGTAGCGAATTTGTGTTTAAGGGATTGAATGCAGCAAAAAATGATAGCCTGCGCAAGTTGTTGCCGAAAGATAAAGAAGTTATGTACGTTGCTATTGATGACCTGTATTTGAATGAATGGGCAAGTAAGATATGTGTTATTGATTTTTAG